One window from the genome of Rhodopirellula halodulae encodes:
- a CDS encoding BatA domain-containing protein, translated as MSFLQPWMLFALPIALLPIVIHLINQRRYQTTQWAAMMFLLAANRMNRGYAKIRQWAILALRTMVLLALIIAIGRPLASGSLGGGLIGSLSGGASANTIVLLDRSPSMSANAAGGARTKLEAGVAQIAETLDTLGVQRLWLIDSNTVLASETQAARELASPEELLEVPQTGPSDASADIPAMMLAALDTIQANSMGQTDVWICSDGQQTDWQARDGRWPSLREALAPLGRRVRFRLLSVSGSDQLNRSIRIDELQVRGEGDERELWISGKIQNSSSEEDPPDASKQSSSVRMDLAGAESIVELPLESASGEFSQVRVPLGSDQERGYGHVSLPADGNNADNTFYFAFDQPPPRRSVIVSENEEVAKVLSLAAGISSDASSEASAEVITTSEVPAIAWGETALILWQASLPTGAKHESTRQRLQGFLDRGGRVIFFPSENPNASDELFGVSYENWTKLGDDVTISSWRGENDLLGKTLAGMSLPVGKLVVRRLASMSGETTTLAKLSNDEPVLVRVPTEKGGVYFCGTTPVSLDSSLSSDGIVLYVMIQRALIAGAESLANTGRYDAGAVNVDAASNWRRVQGKKDALSTEHAFSAGVYADADRFNAINRSQAEDSPGRLSTDQVDELFQGLVLERVSQSGGETSSLVDEVWRAFLILMLIAMVGEAILCLPRRSAETASPKFGGITT; from the coding sequence ATGAGTTTTCTACAGCCATGGATGTTGTTCGCACTGCCGATCGCTTTGTTGCCGATCGTGATCCACTTGATCAATCAGCGTCGGTATCAAACGACGCAGTGGGCCGCCATGATGTTCTTGCTGGCCGCGAACCGGATGAACCGGGGATACGCCAAGATTCGTCAGTGGGCCATTTTGGCGTTGCGAACGATGGTCTTGTTGGCATTAATCATTGCGATTGGACGACCTTTGGCCAGCGGTTCCTTGGGAGGCGGCTTGATCGGCAGTCTCAGCGGCGGTGCCTCCGCCAACACGATTGTTTTGCTGGATCGTTCGCCCTCGATGAGCGCCAACGCCGCCGGTGGAGCGAGAACGAAATTAGAAGCCGGCGTCGCCCAAATCGCGGAAACGTTGGATACCTTGGGTGTGCAACGATTGTGGCTAATCGATAGCAACACTGTTCTGGCATCCGAAACACAAGCGGCTCGCGAATTGGCGTCGCCGGAAGAATTGTTGGAAGTGCCTCAAACCGGCCCGTCGGATGCGTCGGCCGATATCCCGGCGATGATGCTGGCGGCTTTGGACACGATCCAAGCCAATTCGATGGGGCAAACCGATGTATGGATTTGCTCGGATGGTCAGCAGACGGATTGGCAGGCACGGGATGGACGTTGGCCATCGCTTCGCGAAGCCCTGGCCCCACTTGGCCGCCGCGTTCGATTTCGATTGTTGTCGGTGTCCGGTTCCGACCAGCTGAACCGATCCATTCGCATCGATGAGTTGCAGGTGCGTGGGGAAGGTGATGAGCGTGAATTATGGATCTCAGGAAAAATCCAGAACTCATCCAGCGAAGAGGATCCGCCGGATGCTTCGAAGCAATCCTCTTCCGTGCGAATGGATTTGGCCGGGGCGGAGTCCATTGTGGAGTTGCCACTGGAGTCCGCGTCGGGTGAGTTCTCTCAAGTCCGCGTTCCGTTGGGCAGCGATCAAGAGCGAGGATACGGGCACGTCTCCTTGCCAGCCGATGGCAATAACGCGGACAACACGTTTTACTTCGCATTCGATCAACCGCCGCCACGTCGCAGTGTGATTGTCTCTGAGAACGAAGAGGTCGCGAAAGTTTTGAGTTTGGCCGCAGGGATCAGTTCCGACGCCAGTTCGGAGGCATCGGCCGAGGTGATCACGACCAGCGAAGTTCCCGCGATTGCTTGGGGCGAAACGGCATTGATCTTGTGGCAGGCTTCTTTGCCAACCGGAGCGAAACACGAGAGTACCCGTCAGCGATTGCAAGGATTCTTGGATCGAGGCGGGCGAGTGATCTTTTTCCCCTCCGAGAACCCCAACGCAAGCGATGAGTTGTTTGGTGTCTCGTATGAGAATTGGACCAAGCTGGGCGACGACGTGACGATCTCCAGTTGGCGAGGCGAAAACGACTTGTTGGGCAAAACCCTCGCGGGGATGTCCTTGCCAGTTGGCAAATTGGTCGTGCGCCGTTTGGCTTCCATGTCGGGTGAGACGACAACGCTGGCGAAGTTATCCAACGATGAGCCCGTGTTGGTGCGAGTGCCCACGGAAAAAGGAGGTGTCTATTTCTGCGGAACGACGCCGGTCTCGCTGGACAGTTCGCTGTCGTCGGACGGCATCGTGTTGTATGTGATGATCCAACGTGCGTTGATCGCGGGAGCCGAATCGTTGGCGAACACCGGTCGCTACGACGCCGGTGCCGTGAATGTCGATGCCGCTTCGAACTGGCGCCGTGTGCAAGGGAAGAAAGACGCCTTGTCCACCGAACATGCTTTTTCCGCAGGTGTGTATGCCGATGCGGATCGCTTCAACGCAATCAACCGTTCGCAAGCCGAAGATTCGCCGGGGCGGCTCAGTACCGATCAGGTGGATGAACTGTTTCAAGGTTTGGTGTTGGAACGTGTCAGCCAATCAGGCGGTGAAACCAGTTCGTTAGTCGACGAGGTTTGGCGAGCATTTTTGATCCTGATGCTGATCGCGATGGTGGGGGAAGCCATTTTGTGTTTGCCTCGCCGATCCGCGGAGACCGCGTCGCCCAAGTTTGGGGGAATCACGACGTGA
- a CDS encoding prenyltransferase/squalene oxidase repeat-containing protein, which yields MNLRCKSRCVATLAFAFAFCLSEASAQLPTAQLGDVVPRDVREMYEKGLDFLAKSQSESGEWGDGSYTGPGVTGMAVMTFLASGEDPNYGIYSGNIRRGLRSIVNSQDPNSGILGGMTGHASMYNHGFAMLALAEAYGVVNERLLNSGSSTMKRSLGEALELAVRGAVTSQKKNSYGGWRYGADARDADTSVSGAVMVGLLAARNAGIKVPDEAIDRGVAYFKSMTSDSGQVAYAGLGGFSHSTPRISIGCLVYAVSRRKDMPEFKATLTALTNQMDVSGGVYQSYGNYYQAQALFQGDVEVWEKWNGQLIRQMKNSQNEDGSFSGNYGTTVETSLSLLAMALNFRFLPIYER from the coding sequence ATGAATTTGCGATGCAAAAGCCGTTGCGTAGCCACGCTGGCGTTCGCGTTTGCGTTCTGTTTGTCAGAGGCTTCCGCCCAGTTGCCAACGGCACAATTGGGCGACGTGGTGCCTCGCGATGTTCGTGAGATGTATGAGAAGGGATTGGATTTCCTTGCCAAATCGCAAAGCGAATCCGGCGAATGGGGTGATGGGAGTTACACGGGGCCGGGTGTGACGGGCATGGCCGTGATGACCTTTTTGGCATCGGGTGAAGATCCAAATTACGGGATCTACAGCGGCAACATTCGTCGTGGGTTGCGTAGCATTGTCAACTCGCAGGATCCCAATTCAGGGATCTTGGGCGGGATGACCGGGCACGCGAGTATGTACAACCATGGCTTTGCCATGCTCGCTCTCGCGGAGGCCTATGGTGTTGTCAATGAACGGCTGCTGAACAGTGGAAGTAGCACGATGAAGCGTTCGTTGGGGGAAGCTTTGGAGTTGGCCGTTCGTGGGGCGGTGACATCACAGAAGAAAAACTCTTATGGAGGCTGGCGTTATGGTGCCGACGCGAGAGATGCGGACACCTCAGTGAGCGGTGCGGTGATGGTCGGTTTGCTGGCGGCTCGCAACGCGGGGATCAAAGTGCCCGATGAGGCAATTGATCGTGGGGTGGCCTACTTCAAATCCATGACCAGCGATTCTGGGCAGGTGGCCTACGCGGGCTTGGGTGGGTTCAGTCACTCGACGCCACGCATCTCGATTGGATGTTTGGTCTATGCCGTTTCGCGACGGAAAGACATGCCTGAATTCAAAGCCACCCTGACCGCGTTGACCAATCAAATGGACGTTTCCGGGGGCGTCTATCAGAGTTACGGCAACTACTATCAGGCCCAAGCGTTGTTTCAAGGCGACGTCGAGGTCTGGGAAAAATGGAACGGGCAGTTGATTCGACAAATGAAAAACAGCCAGAACGAAGATGGCAGCTTCTCCGGCAATTACGGAACTACCGTTGAGACCTCTTTGTCACTTCTCGCCATGGCGCTCAACTTTCGCTTTTTGCCGATTTACGAACGATGA
- a CDS encoding TlpA family protein disulfide reductase — MKSFERFAWLKSCIASVVFACCAVDAVSVGGAEPSLGVLRLHNDDYVTGKFAATDAVDSGSVSTLRWRHPDFATPFEFPLKSLMSLSFPMLETPEFAKGRFAFELANGDRLYGDVLEFGDPLRVRLGDQETTLPVNAVRQIRQWNDGEALVYHGPGSREEWQSSGSIEDWSESSGVLETQSTYATLFRDLQLPSLARVELDVSWEGQPNFVIAVGVDPLNAENTWADAFHIEVWDEDTVAVWEDGTLAGVESIAKVKDLGNRLQVTLKIDQTKRQVMIESMRGKTLSYYTLPIKEPRIAQTGILFRNVEGKFRVHSLKVMHASSLTPPESESQAESAAADGGDGVVHLVDGSAIRAEWTGVQDDGWVFSEDDGERVVPANEIQVWEQLTDAEASAEERAEDDRLQLKSFDGLRVTGTLEGVTDDALRLAATITGEEMTFPLKNIEAVDFVTEEPLRNRIVGMMRLESADTRLHGKLEDVEPETSVTPMSFRPAGSEPSVMLPTMKGKVLLQPKAVTVTTPMESQMTAFQERVNAERAKQAQQRVAQRVQQQQKKPVWGVFNRVFDPQRTLDVLAGKPIHLKTGEVLPGRVLSINETEVLFKSALTKKQTLPREQIRAIHLLGDSETFTVDAEQRTQLLTVPRNRKQDPPTHLLVAKNGDLMRCRLIQMDEESVEVETRLETLSIPRKVVEKIIWLIPAEDASDEKKEETNDGEESLVSTSDESDRLTVQGVMHDGNRLSLVPNSVINQTLIGENELLGPIRLPFAKCEELLLGMTSDTSQPNSPYSEWKLVNAPEPMIGGSGGEGDAAAGTRSAMVGKPAPDFNLVMLTGDRFRVSDQTGKTLVLDFWATWCGPCLRAMPMIEEAVSEFDPEQVRLVAVNLQEGEEDIRQTLERIGVQPEVALDIDGIAAGRYEANAIPQTVVIDSEGNVTRVFVGGGPKLGEQLAEAIRETLE, encoded by the coding sequence ATGAAATCATTTGAGCGTTTTGCATGGTTAAAGAGCTGCATTGCCAGTGTAGTTTTCGCGTGCTGCGCGGTGGACGCCGTTTCGGTCGGTGGTGCGGAGCCTTCGCTTGGCGTTCTGCGATTGCACAACGACGACTACGTCACCGGAAAATTCGCAGCCACGGACGCCGTGGATTCTGGTTCGGTCAGCACACTGCGATGGCGTCACCCGGATTTCGCGACGCCGTTTGAGTTTCCGTTGAAGTCACTGATGTCGCTGTCGTTTCCAATGCTGGAGACGCCCGAGTTCGCCAAGGGGCGGTTTGCGTTTGAACTGGCAAACGGCGATCGGCTGTACGGTGACGTTTTGGAATTCGGCGACCCGTTGCGGGTGCGGCTAGGCGATCAGGAAACAACCTTGCCCGTGAACGCGGTGCGTCAAATCCGCCAGTGGAACGATGGCGAAGCCTTGGTGTATCACGGACCGGGATCGCGTGAGGAATGGCAGTCCAGCGGCTCGATCGAAGATTGGAGTGAATCCAGCGGTGTGTTGGAAACGCAGTCGACTTACGCGACGCTGTTCCGTGATTTGCAATTGCCTTCGCTTGCCAGGGTCGAGTTGGACGTATCATGGGAAGGGCAGCCGAACTTCGTGATCGCGGTCGGAGTGGATCCCCTCAATGCGGAAAACACTTGGGCGGACGCGTTCCACATCGAAGTCTGGGATGAAGACACGGTTGCTGTCTGGGAGGATGGCACGTTGGCGGGCGTGGAATCCATTGCGAAAGTCAAGGACTTGGGTAACCGGCTGCAGGTGACATTGAAGATCGATCAAACCAAGCGGCAGGTGATGATTGAATCGATGCGAGGCAAGACGCTATCGTATTACACGTTGCCCATCAAAGAACCGCGGATCGCTCAAACAGGAATCCTGTTTCGAAACGTGGAGGGGAAGTTCCGAGTTCACTCGTTGAAAGTGATGCATGCGTCGAGTCTCACGCCTCCGGAATCCGAGTCGCAAGCAGAATCGGCGGCGGCTGATGGTGGAGATGGCGTTGTGCACTTGGTCGACGGATCAGCCATCCGAGCAGAATGGACCGGAGTGCAAGACGATGGATGGGTGTTTTCGGAGGACGATGGCGAGCGAGTCGTTCCTGCGAATGAAATCCAGGTGTGGGAACAATTGACCGACGCGGAAGCATCCGCCGAGGAGCGTGCCGAAGATGATCGTTTACAGCTCAAGTCATTCGACGGGCTGCGAGTTACCGGAACTCTCGAAGGCGTGACCGATGACGCGTTGCGATTGGCCGCAACCATCACCGGCGAAGAGATGACATTCCCATTGAAGAACATCGAGGCGGTCGATTTTGTCACGGAAGAACCGTTGCGAAATCGGATCGTTGGGATGATGCGTCTGGAGTCGGCTGATACGAGGCTGCATGGCAAATTGGAGGATGTTGAACCGGAGACGTCGGTCACTCCGATGAGCTTTCGACCGGCTGGTTCTGAGCCTTCGGTGATGTTGCCAACGATGAAGGGCAAGGTCTTGTTGCAACCAAAAGCCGTCACGGTCACCACGCCCATGGAATCGCAGATGACCGCGTTTCAAGAACGGGTCAACGCTGAACGGGCCAAGCAGGCACAACAGCGAGTCGCGCAAAGAGTTCAACAGCAACAAAAAAAGCCGGTGTGGGGAGTCTTCAATCGAGTCTTTGATCCCCAGCGAACGCTTGATGTCCTGGCAGGGAAGCCGATCCATTTGAAAACAGGCGAAGTGCTGCCCGGTCGCGTGCTTTCGATCAATGAAACAGAGGTCTTGTTCAAATCAGCGCTGACCAAAAAACAAACCCTGCCGCGTGAACAAATTCGTGCCATTCATTTGTTGGGCGATTCGGAAACATTCACCGTTGATGCGGAGCAACGAACGCAGCTTTTGACCGTGCCTCGCAATCGAAAGCAGGACCCGCCAACGCATCTCTTGGTCGCTAAGAATGGAGACTTGATGCGGTGTCGTCTGATTCAGATGGATGAAGAATCGGTCGAGGTGGAAACGCGATTGGAAACGCTTTCGATCCCCCGCAAGGTTGTGGAGAAGATCATCTGGTTGATTCCTGCTGAGGACGCTTCCGATGAAAAGAAGGAAGAAACCAACGACGGCGAGGAAAGCCTTGTCTCGACATCAGATGAATCCGACCGGCTGACCGTTCAAGGCGTGATGCACGATGGAAATCGATTGTCGCTGGTGCCCAATAGCGTGATCAATCAAACGCTGATTGGTGAAAACGAACTTCTAGGGCCAATACGATTGCCGTTTGCCAAATGCGAGGAGTTGTTGCTGGGGATGACCAGCGACACTTCGCAACCGAATTCGCCGTACTCGGAGTGGAAGCTCGTCAATGCTCCCGAACCGATGATCGGAGGCTCCGGTGGTGAAGGGGACGCGGCGGCGGGCACAAGGTCCGCCATGGTGGGTAAGCCGGCACCCGATTTCAATCTCGTGATGTTGACTGGCGATCGGTTCCGTGTGTCGGATCAAACCGGAAAGACGTTGGTGTTGGATTTCTGGGCCACGTGGTGTGGTCCCTGTTTGCGGGCGATGCCCATGATCGAAGAAGCGGTTTCTGAATTCGATCCGGAACAAGTGCGATTGGTGGCGGTCAACTTGCAAGAGGGCGAAGAAGACATTCGTCAAACGCTCGAGCGTATCGGTGTCCAACCGGAAGTCGCATTGGATATCGACGGCATTGCTGCCGGACGTTACGAGGCCAATGCGATTCCACAAACCGTTGTGATTGACAGTGAAGGCAACGTGACTCGGGTGTTCGTTGGTGGCGGGCCCAAGCTCGGCGAGCAATTGGCCGAGGCAATTCGCGAAACGTTGGAATGA
- a CDS encoding sigma-70 family RNA polymerase sigma factor: MHSPETRPSLIVRLGGAEDQSAWWAFVEAYEPFLKHLVARQGTPPSHVADVTQQVLIAIARSVDGFRDDGRDASFRRWVHRVSRNTVIKYMARQRRQISGQGGTDALLQLDQQPAVEDPVLDNQYQHEMIVWAASKVQSEFSSSSWTAFWGTMIEGRSVAALAEELSVSPGSIYMSRTRILRRIRLLIDEVMK, encoded by the coding sequence ATGCATTCTCCCGAAACTCGCCCGAGCTTGATCGTTCGATTGGGCGGAGCGGAAGACCAATCGGCATGGTGGGCGTTTGTCGAAGCCTATGAGCCGTTTCTAAAACACTTGGTCGCACGTCAGGGAACGCCACCGTCGCATGTCGCGGATGTGACCCAGCAAGTGTTGATCGCAATTGCACGCAGCGTCGACGGGTTTCGGGACGATGGACGCGACGCTTCATTTCGTCGTTGGGTGCATCGAGTCTCACGAAACACCGTGATCAAGTATATGGCTCGTCAACGTCGCCAGATCAGCGGGCAGGGCGGTACCGACGCGCTGTTGCAATTGGATCAGCAACCGGCGGTCGAAGATCCGGTCTTGGACAATCAGTACCAACACGAAATGATCGTTTGGGCGGCGAGCAAGGTGCAGTCGGAGTTCTCGTCATCCAGTTGGACCGCGTTCTGGGGCACGATGATCGAAGGACGCAGCGTTGCAGCACTCGCGGAGGAACTCTCGGTGTCACCGGGTAGCATCTACATGTCCCGAACGCGAATTTTGCGTCGGATTCGTCTGTTGATTGATGAGGTGATGAAATGA
- a CDS encoding serine/threonine-protein kinase, whose protein sequence is MNPHPSDELLRRVLDEDADMQTDQVITSHVSDCQQCQSRLDAIVQNPNEIRDVLLRETCSGSLSSDRLAAAPTSALRVNDEEWMADFAVSFLEPSHHVDAMGRLGEFEVLSVIGHGGMGIVLKGFQTELNRPVAIKVMSPHLASIGTARKRFLREAQATAAIVHPNVMPILSVCESATLPYLVMPYVPCRTLQQRIDSEGPFPIEEVLRIGIQVAAALAAAHRQGLVHRDVKPANILIEPAVDRTMLTDFGLARAADDVTVTRSGVIAGTPQYMSPEQARGESIDARSDLFALGCVLYAMTVGRPPFRSETSYGILRRITDHPHRPMRESRPEIPVWLDRLVDRLLCKDSAARLGSAEETQRLMEACLAHLQQPSNPLPSEVMASKRPHIRLAILLTVLFLASIPLAAINFWDRSGATKPPVIFTRPASHPSSTPSESVAPEFALAAPITESVWTEPTKNETTSLAEIDSQLELIQKQIESLQRRLDVDQTF, encoded by the coding sequence ATGAATCCTCATCCCAGTGACGAGCTGTTGCGTCGTGTGCTCGATGAAGACGCGGACATGCAAACGGACCAAGTCATCACCTCTCACGTGAGTGATTGTCAGCAATGCCAATCACGTTTGGACGCGATCGTTCAAAACCCCAACGAAATTCGTGATGTGTTGCTGCGTGAAACCTGCTCGGGCAGTTTGTCATCAGATCGCTTGGCCGCGGCCCCCACGTCAGCCCTACGAGTCAACGACGAAGAATGGATGGCCGACTTCGCGGTTTCATTTTTGGAGCCGAGCCACCATGTCGACGCGATGGGACGACTGGGGGAATTTGAAGTGCTGTCGGTGATCGGTCACGGCGGCATGGGAATTGTCTTGAAAGGCTTTCAAACAGAACTCAATCGCCCCGTGGCGATTAAAGTCATGTCGCCGCATTTGGCTTCGATCGGGACCGCTCGAAAACGTTTTCTACGGGAAGCTCAAGCGACCGCCGCGATCGTCCATCCCAATGTGATGCCCATTCTGTCCGTCTGTGAATCGGCGACGCTGCCGTATTTGGTGATGCCCTATGTTCCCTGCCGAACTTTGCAGCAGCGAATTGACTCCGAGGGACCGTTTCCTATCGAAGAGGTATTGCGGATTGGGATCCAAGTCGCCGCGGCACTTGCCGCCGCTCACCGGCAAGGATTGGTGCATCGTGATGTGAAGCCGGCCAATATTCTGATTGAGCCCGCGGTCGATCGAACCATGTTGACGGACTTTGGTTTGGCCAGAGCGGCAGATGACGTGACGGTTACGCGGTCGGGTGTCATCGCTGGAACGCCTCAGTACATGTCACCCGAACAAGCTCGTGGAGAGTCCATCGATGCGAGGAGTGATTTGTTCGCTTTGGGCTGTGTTTTGTACGCGATGACCGTGGGGCGTCCGCCGTTCCGATCGGAAACCAGCTACGGAATTCTGCGACGTATCACGGATCATCCGCATCGGCCGATGCGAGAGAGTCGGCCTGAAATTCCTGTTTGGCTGGATCGGTTGGTGGATCGCTTGCTTTGCAAAGACTCCGCGGCAAGGCTGGGCTCCGCGGAGGAAACTCAACGTTTGATGGAAGCTTGTTTGGCCCATTTACAACAACCCAGCAACCCTCTTCCGAGCGAAGTGATGGCATCGAAAAGACCCCACATCCGTCTCGCGATTTTATTGACGGTTCTGTTTCTGGCTTCTATCCCATTGGCGGCGATCAATTTTTGGGACCGATCGGGAGCAACGAAACCGCCTGTCATTTTCACACGCCCCGCCAGTCATCCGTCCTCGACTCCGTCCGAATCGGTCGCTCCCGAGTTTGCGCTTGCGGCTCCGATCACTGAATCGGTGTGGACCGAACCGACGAAGAACGAAACGACCTCGCTGGCCGAGATCGATTCCCAATTGGAACTCATTCAGAAGCAGATCGAGTCGCTGCAACGAAGACTTGATGTTGATCAAACATTTTAG
- a CDS encoding Gfo/Idh/MocA family protein has product MKAFAEHADCQPVAVCDVDSQTMDAAATKASETAGEGVYQTGDFRKVLERSDVDAVVIASPDHWHALQMIMACQAGKDVYVEKPLSATIVEGRAMVNAARKYKRVTQVGTHRRSSPLYQELSGRVQDDLLGKVCVSRAYRLSNMAPAGIGKRSTTNPPAHLDWDMWVGPRAEQPYQDNIAPYKFRWWQDYSSQMGNWGVHYLDAIRWCLGEEAPSSICAMGGRFGVDDDRTIPDTMEVTFQFASGRLAVFGQYETSMNPTLAAGEIELRGTRGTAYVSEREYEIIPERRGQFSKQDDFSKPEKRSEASNNHVLTVKHARNFLDCMTSREMCHADIEIGHRSTTFCHLANISQSLGKRLDWDAKAERFTNDESANEMLHYEYRAPWKLPTV; this is encoded by the coding sequence ATGAAAGCTTTCGCCGAGCACGCGGACTGCCAACCCGTCGCGGTTTGCGATGTGGATTCCCAAACGATGGATGCCGCCGCGACGAAGGCATCCGAAACAGCCGGAGAAGGCGTTTATCAAACAGGTGACTTTCGCAAGGTCCTGGAACGATCCGATGTGGACGCGGTGGTGATCGCCAGCCCGGATCACTGGCATGCTCTGCAAATGATCATGGCCTGCCAAGCGGGCAAAGACGTCTATGTTGAAAAGCCGCTCTCCGCAACGATCGTGGAAGGCCGTGCCATGGTCAACGCAGCTCGCAAGTACAAGCGTGTGACCCAAGTCGGCACGCACCGCCGCAGCAGCCCGCTGTATCAAGAACTGTCCGGCCGAGTCCAAGATGACCTGCTCGGAAAAGTCTGCGTGTCACGCGCCTATCGACTCAGCAACATGGCCCCGGCTGGCATTGGCAAACGATCGACCACCAATCCGCCCGCTCATCTGGACTGGGACATGTGGGTCGGTCCACGCGCCGAGCAACCGTACCAAGACAACATCGCTCCGTACAAATTTCGCTGGTGGCAGGACTACAGCTCGCAAATGGGCAACTGGGGCGTTCACTACTTGGACGCCATTCGTTGGTGCTTGGGTGAGGAGGCTCCCTCCAGCATCTGCGCGATGGGCGGGCGATTTGGCGTTGACGATGACCGAACGATCCCTGACACGATGGAAGTCACCTTCCAATTCGCATCGGGTCGCCTGGCGGTGTTTGGTCAATACGAAACCAGCATGAACCCAACGCTCGCCGCCGGTGAGATTGAACTGCGAGGAACACGCGGCACCGCTTATGTCTCTGAACGAGAATACGAAATCATCCCGGAACGCCGTGGTCAGTTCTCGAAACAGGATGACTTCAGCAAACCAGAGAAACGTTCCGAAGCTTCCAACAACCACGTGCTAACGGTCAAGCATGCTCGCAACTTCCTAGACTGCATGACTTCTCGCGAGATGTGTCACGCAGACATCGAGATCGGCCATCGCAGCACGACGTTCTGCCACCTGGCGAATATTTCCCAGTCACTCGGCAAACGATTGGATTGGGATGCGAAAGCCGAACGCTTCACCAATGACGAGTCTGCCAACGAGATGTTGCACTACGAATATCGGGCCCCATGGAAGTTGCCCACGGTTTAA